In Paludibaculum fermentans, the genomic stretch GGGCATCCGGCTGTGCGGCTATGGAGATGTGCTGGGCGGAGACCCGGCGTCCACGGCGTGACGGGCCTCTCCGGCAGACGGGCCTTTACTTCTTCACCCAGTCTTTGTCGAATGCAACGTGCTTGATTGTCTGCAGTTCCTTCTCGCCCTTGGCGTGCGGGCCGGTGAAGCTGTAGGTGGCGTGGACCTTTCCGTCGCGTGTCTGAATGACGGAAGGGTAAGAGTAGCCGCCGGTTTCCGTGTTCTCCAGGCTTTTCTTCCACGGCCAGGTTCTGCCTTCGTCCGGCGACATCCAGACTGAGATGCGATTGCGGCCCTTTTCGGTGTCGTTCAGGACCATCACCCATTCGCCGGTCTTCAACGCGATGACTTCGACGCTGGAGCCGGGGTTGGGGATCTCGGAGTCGGTGACGGCGCTCCAGTTCACTCCGTCGTCCCTGGATTCACTCACCAGCACGCGCTGCGGCGGCGGGCCGTTGTCACGCATGTACGCCACCACCGTGCCGTCCTTCTTCCTCACCAGCGACGGCTGGACTCCGCCGAGGCTGACCAGGGGTTCACTGGGACGCCAGGTCTTGCCGCCATCGTCCGTGATCGCCACCAGTGACAGGTTGTAGGTGTCTGAGTAGAGCGGGAGGAGGACGCGGCCCGAGGGCAGTTCCAGAGGGTGAATGCGCGGCATCCAGCCGAGCCGGTTCAGCAGCTTGTCTGTGGAGCGGACGATGGCCGTGAAGGCCTCGTTGCGGTCGCGCTGGACGGTAACGGGCTCCACCAGTTCGCGGAGCCTGGGGCTGACCTTGCCGGCGAAGCCCTCGGGGATGAGCAGGACGTTGTCAGAGAGCGACCACTTGGGCATGGGCGCGCGTAAGGCGGGCTCCGAGATGCGCAGTTTGAGTAGCGCGGTCTCCCAGCGGTTGTCGAGGATCGCGGTCCAGAGGAACCAGAGGCGCTGTTTGCTGTCGACGAACAGGAGGGGGTTGGTATCGGGGAAGCCGGGCGTGTCGTCGAGCGTGAAGGGAGCGTCCCACTCCTTCGCACCCTTCTTCAGGAAGGCGGCCTGCACCTTCACGTCGTCGGCCGTGCGCTCGCCGGAGCCGATGTACCAGCAGGTCATCAGGCGGCCGTCGGCCAGTTCGACGATGGAGGACGAATGGGCGTGCAGCTTCTGGGGCGCGAAGATGAACTGCTGCTGGAAGGCGGGCTCCGCCGCAAAGGCCGCGCCGGCCAGCAGCGCGAGGACGGTCAGTTTCGTGGTCATTGATTACTCCCGGATGAAGCCGTGATAGAGGCCCATGTAGTAGGGCAGCAGGTAGACGCCGCCATCGCCGAGAGAACGGCCGCCGCAGCCCTGGTCGAGGGTCCACGGATCGTGGTTCCAGTGGCCGACGTAACGTTCGTCGATGGGCAGGACTCTGCCGTTGACGCGATAGCCTGTCGCGCGCTTGCCTTCGTCGCGAACCGGCTCCGCCAGGTGGATGATGTCCTTGCGCTGGCTGTTGGAGACGCGCCAGTCGACACGGTCGAGGGGTAGCCGCTTCAGCGTGTCGACGCTCTCAGCCTGCCAGTCGCCGGTGGGGGAGAGGTCCTTTATGCCGTAGGCATCGCTGTACTTCTGGCCCGCCGCAACGGCCGCGTAGAGGAAGTTGAAGACGGGATTGAGCTCCGGCACTTCGTTCTCCCAATGGTTGCGGAAGGACAGCAGCAGCTTCTGGCGCAGGTCGGGATCGGTCTCGTACTTCAGCAGGCTGTAGAAGTTCATGAAGATCATCTCGTCGTCGCTCTGGTTGCCGGCGCCCATGCCCAGGTGCGTCTTGGTGATGAGGACGTTCATGTCGTAGGCATGCTGCCCGATGAGGTAG encodes the following:
- a CDS encoding sialidase family protein, which produces MTTKLTVLALLAGAAFAAEPAFQQQFIFAPQKLHAHSSSIVELADGRLMTCWYIGSGERTADDVKVQAAFLKKGAKEWDAPFTLDDTPGFPDTNPLLFVDSKQRLWFLWTAILDNRWETALLKLRISEPALRAPMPKWSLSDNVLLIPEGFAGKVSPRLRELVEPVTVQRDRNEAFTAIVRSTDKLLNRLGWMPRIHPLELPSGRVLLPLYSDTYNLSLVAITDDGGKTWRPSEPLVSLGGVQPSLVRKKDGTVVAYMRDNGPPPQRVLVSESRDDGVNWSAVTDSEIPNPGSSVEVIALKTGEWVMVLNDTEKGRNRISVWMSPDEGRTWPWKKSLENTETGGYSYPSVIQTRDGKVHATYSFTGPHAKGEKELQTIKHVAFDKDWVKK